The following are encoded together in the Bradyrhizobium genosp. L genome:
- a CDS encoding pyruvate dehydrogenase complex E1 component subunit beta has protein sequence MPIQVLMPALSPTMEKGNLAKWLKKEGETIKSGDVIAEIETDKATMEVEATDEGTLGKILIPEGTADVAVNTPIATILADGESAADLDKAPAAAPAPKAEAAPPAEAKSEAKSEAPKAEAKAPAAPATEAPPDPEIPAGTEMVTQTIREALRDAMAEEMRRDGDVFIMGEEVAEYQGAYKVTQGLLQEFGARRVIDTPITEHGFAGVGVGAAMAGLKPIVEFMTWNFAMQAIDQIINSAAKTLYMSGGQMGCSIVFRGPNGAAARVAAQHSQDYAAWYSQVPGLKVVAPYSAADYKGLLKAAIRDPNPVIFLENEVLYGHTGEVPKLADFVVPIGKARIARAGKDVTLVSWAMGMSYALKAAEELAKEGIEAEVIDLRTIRPMDTETVINSVKKTGRAVTVEEGWQQSGVGAEVAARIMEHAFDYLDAPVARVSGKDVPMPYAHNLEKLALPNVAEVVAAAKAVSYR, from the coding sequence ATGCCCATTCAAGTGCTGATGCCTGCGCTGTCGCCCACCATGGAGAAGGGCAACCTCGCCAAATGGCTGAAGAAGGAAGGCGAGACCATCAAGTCCGGCGACGTGATCGCCGAGATCGAAACCGACAAGGCGACCATGGAGGTCGAGGCGACCGATGAGGGCACACTCGGCAAGATCCTGATTCCGGAAGGCACCGCCGACGTCGCGGTGAACACGCCGATCGCTACCATCCTCGCCGACGGCGAGAGCGCCGCCGATCTCGACAAGGCGCCTGCCGCCGCGCCGGCACCGAAGGCCGAGGCCGCGCCTCCCGCTGAGGCCAAGTCTGAAGCAAAGTCTGAAGCGCCGAAGGCGGAAGCAAAGGCGCCGGCTGCGCCCGCCACGGAGGCGCCGCCCGATCCTGAAATCCCCGCCGGCACTGAGATGGTGACGCAGACCATCCGCGAAGCGCTGCGCGATGCGATGGCCGAGGAGATGCGCCGCGACGGCGACGTCTTTATCATGGGCGAGGAGGTCGCGGAATATCAAGGCGCCTACAAGGTGACACAGGGCCTGTTGCAGGAGTTCGGCGCGCGGCGCGTGATCGACACGCCGATCACCGAGCACGGCTTTGCCGGCGTCGGCGTCGGCGCGGCGATGGCCGGCCTGAAGCCGATCGTCGAGTTCATGACCTGGAATTTCGCGATGCAGGCGATCGACCAGATCATCAATTCCGCCGCCAAGACGCTGTACATGTCGGGCGGCCAGATGGGCTGCTCGATCGTGTTCCGCGGCCCGAACGGCGCCGCCGCCCGCGTCGCCGCCCAGCACAGCCAGGACTATGCCGCCTGGTACTCGCAGGTGCCGGGACTGAAGGTGGTCGCGCCGTACTCGGCCGCCGACTACAAGGGCCTGCTCAAGGCCGCGATCCGCGATCCCAATCCGGTGATCTTCCTCGAGAACGAAGTGTTGTACGGCCACACCGGCGAGGTGCCGAAGCTCGCCGATTTCGTGGTGCCGATCGGCAAAGCGCGGATCGCGCGCGCCGGCAAGGACGTCACCCTCGTCTCCTGGGCGATGGGCATGTCCTACGCGCTGAAGGCGGCCGAGGAGCTCGCAAAGGAAGGCATCGAGGCCGAGGTGATCGATCTGCGCACCATCCGCCCGATGGACACCGAGACCGTCATCAACTCCGTGAAGAAGACCGGCCGCGCCGTCACGGTGGAGGAGGGCTGGCAGCAGAGCGGTGTCGGCGCCGAGGTCGCGGCGCGGATCATGGAGCACGCGTTCGACTATCTGGATGCGCCGGTCGCGCGCGTCTCCGGCAAGGACGTGCCGATGCCCTATGCCCATAATCTGGAGAAGCTCGCGCTGCCCAACGTCGCCGAGGTGGTCGCCGCCGCCAAGGCCGTGTCGTATCGGTAG
- a CDS encoding DUF5076 domain-containing protein: MTGPKEQPLPPDVMGRDDAIEVLRAFVVDGGLSIAFQRAFEEPDMWGLLLVDIARHAARAYARESEYTEDEALARIVEMFEAEIARPTDTGKTMPRSQQGH; this comes from the coding sequence ATGACCGGTCCCAAGGAGCAGCCGCTGCCGCCTGACGTGATGGGCCGCGACGATGCAATCGAGGTGCTGCGCGCCTTTGTCGTCGACGGCGGCCTGTCGATCGCGTTCCAGCGCGCCTTCGAGGAGCCCGACATGTGGGGGTTGTTGCTGGTCGACATCGCCCGCCACGCCGCGCGCGCCTATGCACGCGAGAGCGAATACACCGAGGACGAGGCGCTCGCGCGCATCGTCGAGATGTTCGAAGCCGAAATCGCCCGGCCGACCGACACGGGCAAAACCATGCCGCGGTCGCAACAAGGTCACTGA